In one window of Deinococcus sp. HSC-46F16 DNA:
- a CDS encoding phage tail family protein produces MIERILGDREGRELIALHRQTREQVLAVKREGLPDLVPIGGVEEVPGTGQKVFIGERRPRAGQLVVTLGTWGRTHDDAFALQRELVGLADQIGTYTRTPGGTLEIAGVSSVRRSFQGSPQSGGEVELTLECTSPYFWTDVAPRPLVVGAPQAVRIGGQAPTGLRVSLTAGGAAVTNPSILSDAGLTIWRSTVPAGQTLTLDSRRGWSATLNGADVSLYVTGPLPHLEPGTRSLTLTAPGAAAEVAWREGDL; encoded by the coding sequence ATGATCGAGCGGATACTGGGAGACCGGGAGGGGCGCGAGCTGATCGCGCTGCACCGTCAGACGCGGGAACAGGTGCTGGCGGTCAAGCGGGAGGGCCTGCCGGACCTCGTGCCCATCGGCGGGGTGGAGGAAGTGCCGGGCACCGGGCAGAAGGTCTTCATCGGCGAGCGGCGCCCCAGGGCGGGGCAGCTTGTGGTCACACTGGGCACCTGGGGCCGCACGCACGACGACGCCTTCGCGCTCCAGCGCGAGCTGGTGGGCCTGGCCGATCAGATCGGCACCTACACCCGCACGCCGGGCGGGACGCTGGAAATCGCGGGGGTGAGCAGCGTGCGGCGCAGCTTCCAGGGGTCCCCGCAGTCGGGCGGCGAGGTGGAACTGACGCTGGAGTGCACCTCGCCTTACTTCTGGACCGACGTGGCTCCTCGCCCGCTCGTGGTCGGAGCGCCCCAGGCGGTGCGAATTGGGGGGCAGGCTCCCACCGGGCTGCGGGTGAGCCTCACGGCGGGAGGGGCGGCTGTCACCAACCCCAGCATCCTCAGTGACGCCGGGCTGACGATCTGGCGCAGCACGGTCCCGGCAGGGCAGACGCTCACGCTGGACAGCCGCCGGGGGTGGTCCGCGACCCTGAACGGGGCGGACGTGTCGCTGTACGTGACCGGGCCGCTGCCGCATCTGGAACCGGGCACGCGCTCCCTGACACTGACGGCGCCCGGTGCGGCGGCCGAAGTCGCCTGGAGGGAAGGAGACCTATGA